In Methanolobus chelungpuianus, a genomic segment contains:
- the trxA gene encoding thioredoxin, protein MDEIDMIRQRKMEGLKKELEKREYPAEPLEVTDAAFDEFTARHTLVVVDCWAQWCGPCRMLSPVIDELATELRGKVIFGKLNVDHNKGTAMRFAITSIPALLVFRDGKLADRIVGAVPKQKIIQRLQPLM, encoded by the coding sequence ATGGATGAGATTGATATGATAAGGCAGAGAAAAATGGAAGGTCTGAAGAAGGAGCTTGAGAAGCGCGAATATCCTGCAGAGCCTCTGGAGGTCACAGATGCTGCATTTGATGAGTTTACCGCCAGGCATACGCTGGTCGTCGTGGACTGCTGGGCCCAGTGGTGCGGTCCGTGTCGCATGCTTTCACCCGTTATCGATGAACTTGCAACGGAGCTCCGGGGAAAGGTTATCTTCGGCAAGCTGAACGTGGATCATAACAAGGGAACTGCCATGAGATTTGCCATAACAAGCATTCCTGCACTCCTTGTCTTCAGGGACGGCAAGCTTGCGGACCGGATAGTAGGGGCAGTACCTAAACAGAAGATAATCCAGAGATTGCAGCCTTTGATGTGA